One Triticum dicoccoides isolate Atlit2015 ecotype Zavitan chromosome 3B, WEW_v2.0, whole genome shotgun sequence genomic window, ATCTTTGAAGCTCTGCCAAGTTCATCGGGTTCATCACCGCCCGATGCGAATCCTTACTAGTTTGCATTTCCACAGCCTGTTTAGATTGTAAAAATCGTGCAGAAACGCTGCGGTAGTTGTTTGTGTCGATCCTGTATTAGAAATAGATCTCATTTTTCTTGTTTGGAAACCTCCTTTGAatgcatgaacttctctgccctgtttttaggtctagaaattttctcCTTCAGAACAACAGTTTGATCCATAATAAAGGCTGTTGTCCATGAAACTTGTTTCTATCACCCGGAAAGCTTCTTCTGGAAAACTTACTTCATCCCCACTGTCTAGGCGTCCGGTTTAAAAATCCTTGAATGACTGTTGATCCTGATAGCGGCTTAAACTTTACTGCACAATtacccttatatcattaggccccttgctTAAGCCAccattttaaataaatttgaatattCTCCCAGGTTAAATGTAAACCGGAACTTTCTTACTTTGTCATAGGCCACTGCTGTTATGGCTCCTAAAGCAGCCAAGGCTCCTgtgacttgcaactgggttccatccaCAGTCACAAAAAGCAAACTTGCTGAGCTTGTGACATCCggccatctgccaaaaaaggaggtcatgtcctATCGTGCCCCTCACCCGTCTGAGGGGATACCTCAACCCAAAGACGGGGAGGTAGTAGTATTCACAGACCATATGacccggggatttgcccctcccggctcaaaattcttcagggaagttctgGATTTCTTTGACCTGaggcctcaagacattggacccaattccgtgtccaaTCTGTGCAATTTTCAAGTTTTCTGCGAGGTTTACTTAGGAGAGGAACCAAGCCTGCTGCTGTTCAGAGAGCttttttacttgaaccggcagaatgaacgcaccaacgggcctagtcttgagcttggcggcatctcaatccagcggcggagagactgcctttttccttacgctgagctgccgagtcaccccaaagactggaaccagacatggttctactgtcaagacacctctccggctaacgagaagcctctgcccggcttttgTGCCCTGCATCTTGAGTCCAATCATCATCTAGCTGACAAGTTAACTTCTGTTGAGCGCCTGGCTCTTAACCCTACTATCAGAAAGATCAAAGCCCTTTTAGGCAACGGGTTGACTGGCATTGATTTGGTCTgggtctgggtcacctggcggatactaccattaagccgccgctccggcttaatgtgtacttacacatgcGAAAAGGACGACTCAATGCTTCATAGTCCtgaggacttaccagatgatgtggtagatgccaCAGTCCAATCGctattgaaggagggcactgtaaccaACAATACTTTCAGTctgcttcccttctgcaagaagaatccGGCTCCTGCAGTAAGTTACTAGTCTTCACAAATACTCTTTAATATGTTACCTTATGGTACTTATGATTCTTTGtctttttccacaggccgatgacaacttctggaaggtcaaatatgaccatgaggctgcaaaaCTGGCCCGGGCGGCTAAAAAGACCGAAAGAAAAGCCGCCAGGACGGGTACCTCTaaaaagaagaaacccagcgcctctgatatgcttaaattggacgactcttcttcagatgaggaagaggtaatctttttgATTTTCTTTAACTCCTTTGCCATTACCTTACTGACATttgatcctttcaggaggatactgggaacagtcaagcagctggcgaagaggtaactataatttcctctatctcagagcCTTTTCCAAAACAaagaatccgaagggtgacccggaaagtaaggttttcacaccctctcGCTTacgaagatcctcaatttcttttgaagcaacagcagcttgAGAACCGGCGGCAGACTCGGGCCAACCAGGACGCAGAGCTTTCCTCCAGCTTACCCGATGTAACCAGGAAGCAtcggaccgaggttatctccgacTTACGTTTTGTTTTACCCTTGATGGGtttgattcgccaacctctcaattcatctgactccaactatcaggatacctcCCCTTCTTCTGATGAGTCGATGCAAtcgaacatgccggctttcaaaacggctCCCGGGTAATATAACCTTTCCTACTTTGAGGTTATCCATACTTATACTTTGATACTTATCTTTCCACTTTGTTTGACAGCTTGCAAgtaaagcccagcaagagggcaaagaagaataagccgtcccaagacccggtggtTACTGAACCGGTGCTTGACTCATCCGTTCCAGACAGCTCCGCTCATCAGCCACCACCTGAACCGGCTTCTGACATTCCGGAgccaacttctgacccgcctgcagaagaTGTGATTCACAACTCGGATGACCCGGAAACTCCTAGCCCGGCCAAAACGGTTGACCCAGAGGTTGAAATTGTGAAGAGCCAATACGTTGAACCGGGCCGGCCTACTGCCCTTGCCCaatgcaccgtcaaggaggaatttgccCAGCGCCGGAAGTCCAAACAAGACATCACCGATTATTCTCACCTAagtattggtgatatagtctcaggtTATCTGAACCAAATACACAGTAGTCGTGAcctagaaattgacatggtgaagcaaatacaacatAAATCTGAGGTAAACTTTAAGCTTTTACTCTaaatcttacttactgtaccagcccccaagtctattgcttatgaatgaatatgctgtagacttaataCTCTGCTTGCCATTAGTTTCTTCCGGTTTAATTTGAATATGTTTAACCCGGAGATAACATGAAACTTTAAATTTgggttacattagcccccaagtgtcaagtacctttacttgtaaagtgcatgAGACTTAATATGTATGACTTGGTAAAATAAACTAAAAATTCTTTAAAcatacattagtccccaagtgccaagtatctttacttgtaaaatacTTGGGACTTAAATGTTATCTTACCAAGATTCTTACCGTAACCTGATGTCAATGCAGGCCACCGTAAGTCAATTTGAGGCGGAGATTGCTGATTTGAAGAGCCAGTTGAAAACCCAAGAGCTCGAAGCTCAGAAAGCcaattccaagtttgaattcaTTGTCTCtaaacaagagaagctgaagaaaatTTTGAATCGGAAAAGAAGGCTTGGGTTGACGAGAGGGCTTCACTGGTGACCCGGGTGGAAACAGCGGAGGCATCTCTTGCCGAGGCAACAAAtgagctgtccgacttaaagcggCACATATCCCAGATGGTctcagctatctttggtaagccgctcATAAATATTGTAATCCTTCAAGAGTTATCATAATAGTTGCCTCCGGCTTACTGTTATACCTATGAACATGCAGGCCCCAGAAGTACCAATCTGAAGGAAAATATGCTTGTCGAGCTTAAGGCAGTGTATACCTTGGTAGAGCAGCTGTACTCTGGGTCACAGCATGCGTTGACTGCTGTGGCTTTATCAAATACCTCTCCCCGGCTCCTGCAAGACATGTTGAGACATCTGTCGGTGCTACCTCAACGCATTCAAGACTTAAGGTGGGCATCCgcgagagccggagccgtggctgcGTTGagtcgggcaaaagcatgggtgccagaGCTTGACCTTGCTGACCTCTCTCTTGGATATCCAAGTCTTAAGGAGGACGGCACTGCTTTTGGCGAACAGGACTTCACTGCCTGTGTTAAAGTCGTACGCCCTCTGGCGACTCTCATTGGGGAGGACACTGATCTCACCAAGTATTCGCCGGGTtatgatagcgagaaccggagaatcccaaatgTCCCATATGACCAAGTCAACCTGCTCCCTCCAatgcgtaagcatacctttgcccctgaagtggacccaaccagtttaatagatgatgaagctgaatttgaagctttgagcggcattgactaggcctcgtccaccttccaggacacAACAACCGAAGGAGAGGCGGGGAAGGATAATCCGGAGTCATCAAGCCAGCCGGAGGAAGCCGCCAGCCAGGTCATAACTTGGCAAAGAACAATGCTtcacttattcagactcggggagtcttgtaataggatagaataACTCCTTAATGCCTGTCATGCCTTATGGTACTTATTGCTTTTGTTAAGCCGCCAGTACTAAATTCATCTTGCTTATGTTAATCAAGTGTTTCCTTGATCCTTCACCTTGCTCCGTTTTAACCTGCACGTAAAACAGGCAAGGCTTTCCTGGACGTTTTACTACACCAGTGGGTTATAGAATATTGATAACCCGGATATGATCAAAAATCATATGTATAAGCCGGTTCATGATTAGTTAAAACATAATCATAACAGCATACATGCGACCCTTTTTGATAACCTCTCCGGCTCATATAAGTTTTTACCTGGCACTTGTTAGGACCTGAAGTAACTAATATAAAGCCGGAAAGATCAAGAaccatctcctcaagaaggtttcaATGATAGTGAAAATAATCATACTTGCAAATGTTCATaggctcctgattcgaatacgatcagagaaccgttccaaaggggttaagctaagattcggatacgatcatatagcccccagtggctttggtgatgccgatcaagtgggtatcgacagctatgttctctttggttcgaatacgacccatgtttgaacaggaagcccccaagtgaacataagagttgtttaataacGCTGATTTGAATATGATCCacatcagacccaaaggggttaagctatgattcaaatttgatcaggaagcccccaagtgggtttggcaatatgccgatcaagtgggtatcgacagctatgttctctttggttcgaatacgacctatgtttgaacaggaagcccccaagtgaccatggctagattcagatatgatcataagccggaccaaagggaaagccagattcagatatgatccatcCCCTGTTGGCAGTGTCCATCACCTGATAAAGAAAACATGAAACATttctttatgggaaaaaaggacagaggtcctgctttattgctctatataatatgtacattataGAAAGTATCTTAAGAAGtaacttaagtatagtaaggccggagatgagctatgttccacggccggcgggtctcctcctccgatttaaatGAGTCCTTGcgctctcgaatatcgatgagataatatgacccgttgtgcagattcttgctgaccacaaagggcccttcccaaggcggggatagcttgtgcatatcatattgatcctggatgagctggagcaccaagtcgccttcctgaaaggttctgcttctaacccggcggctgtgatagcggcgcaggtcttgttggtaaatcgccgaatgggctattgccaagtctcgctcttcgtccaacaagtcaagtgcatcctgacgagccttttcgttatccgcctcaacgtaagccgccacacggggtgagtcgtgctggatgtcacttggcaggaccgcctctgctccataaaccatgaagaaaggtgtgtatcccgtagatctgttaggcgtagtgttgatgctccataacacggagggtaactcctccacccaacaacccggagtttgttgtaaagggaccaagagccggggcttgatacctttcaGGATCTCTTGGTTAGCTCTCtcgacttgaccattggattgaggatgagcaacagccgaaacatcaagccggatatgttctctttgacagaactcttccatggcacccttagagagattagtgccattatcagttatgatgctatgtggaaaaccaaaatgaaagatcacctttttcatgaactgaaccgccgtggctgcatcacatttactgaccggctctgcctcaacccacttggtaaacttatccactgccactagTAGATGTGTCCTTTtgtctttagaccttttgaaaggtccaaccatgtcaagcccccagactgcaaatggccaagtaattgggatcatcctcaactcttgagccggcacatgagctcgtcgtgagaacttctgacacCCATCACATTTACtggccagatcttctgcatcagcgtgagccgtcagccaatagaaaccatgatgaaaagccttggacacgagggattttgacctgggatgatggccacaatctccttcatggatctcacggagtatttcttggccttctgcaggtgacacacagcgttgaaacgccccggtgacgctgaggtgatgtaactcgccgttgACAATCGTGATGGATTTGGAGCGCCTAACGATTTGTCTCGCCAACGTCTCATCCTCCGGTaattcaccccgggtcatataagccagataaggaaccgtccaatccgggataacatgaagagccgccaccacctGTGCCTCCGGGTCTAGCACTGCTAAGTCTTCCTcggtaggtaccttgacagaagggttatgtaacacatcaagaaaggtgttgggcggcaccggcttacgttgggatcccaaccggcttaaagcatcagccgcctcgttcttccttcgatcaatgtgctccacttgataacccgtgaagtgaccatccacaacatctacttcacgatgataagccgccatgagggggtctttggaatcccacttgcctgacacttgttgagccaccaaatctgagtcgcccaagcatcgtacccggcttaagttcatctccttagccatccggagaccatgaagtaatgcctcatattcagctgcattgttggtacatggaaacataagccggagtacataacaaaatttgtcacctcgaggggaagttaacaccactccagcccccgagccttctagctgcctggacccgtcaaagtgaatagtccagtatgtgttatccggcttctcctcaggggcttgcaactctgtccaatcattgatgaagtccaccaaggcctgagacttaatagctgTCCGGGGCATGTATTTcaagccatgaggcccaagctcaatagcccacttggcgactcgtcctgtggcctccctgttctgaataatgtctcccaaaggggcagaacttaccacagttataggatggctttgaaaatactgcttcaacttctggtttgccatgaacaccccataaacaagcttctgccaatgaggATACCTTTGcctggattcaatgagcacctcactgatgtagtaaaccggccgttgaaccggatgctccttaccggcttccttacgctccaccacgatggcaacgctGACGGCTTGTGAGTTGGCAGctacatataacagcaaaggctctttgtcaattggagccgcaagaaccggcggctcagacaattgtctcttcaagtcttcaaaagcagcatcagcggcctcactccaaacaaaagtgtcagttttcttcatcatctaataCAATGGGAGGGCTTTCTCACCGAGCCGACTTATGAACCGACTTAAGGCGGCGACGCGACccaccagtcgctgaacatcattgatgcacgccggtttatccagagaggtaatcgccttgatcttctccgggttagcttcgatgcatctgttggacaccagaaagcccaaaagGTTGCCTGCagggacaccaaacacacatttggctgggttaagcatcatcttgtagacctggagattatcaaaggtctcctttaagtcggatatcaaggtctccttttctctggacttcaccacaatgtcatccacataggcatggacattacgcccaatttggtcGTGcaaacaattctgcacacaccgctggtaagtcgcctgagcactcttgagcccaaatggcatagatacatagcagaaggctccaaacggagtgatgaaagtcgtcttctcctggtccttaactgccattttaatctgatgataaccagagtaagcgtccaaaaagctcaaacgctcacaacccgccatagcatcaatgatttgatcaatacggggaagagcaaaagggtcagctggacaagccttgtttaagcccatgtagtccacacacatctgccaggtgccattcttcttgaggacgagcaccgggttagccaaccactccgggtgaaaaacttcaatgataaacccggccgctaagagccgggcaacttcttccccaatagctttccaTCTTTCTTCATTAAAACGgcaaagaaactgcctgaccggcttatactttggatcaatattgagagtgtgctcagcgagttccctcggtacacccggcatgtcagaaggtttccatgcaaagatgtcccggttctcacggatgaactcgatgagcgcgcttttctATTTGGCATCCAAGTTGctactgatgctgaactgtttagaagaatcacccggggtaaagtcaacaagctttgtctcagctgccgacttaaacttcaacgccgggtcatgctctgtagttggcttcttcagggatgtcatatccgccgggtcaacattatcttgataaaatttgagctcctctgctgcgcaggccgactcagcataagccacgtcaccttcttcacactccaatgcTACCTTACGACTGCCAtgtacagtgatggtgcccttgtaacccggcatcttaagctgtaaaTAAACGTAACACGGTCGGGCCataaatttagcataagccggccgtccaaacagagcgtggtatgggctcctgatcttgaccacctcaaatgtcaacttctcagcTCGGGAGtcatgttcatctccaaaagctacctctagCTCAAtcctgccaactgggtaagccgacttaccagggacaactccatggaaaacagtgttggatgttctcagatttttatcagtcaaccccatgcgctgaaaggtctcgtagtaaaggatgttgatgctactacccccatccatgagcaccttggtgaacttatacccaccaacctgaggcgccactaccaaagccaactgacccgg contains:
- the LOC119275420 gene encoding uncharacterized protein LOC119275420 yields the protein MCTYTCEKDDSMLHSPEDLPDDVVDATVQSLLKEGTVTNNTFSLLPFCKKNPAPAADDNFWKVKYDHEAAKLARAAKKTERKAARTGTSKKKKPSASDMLKLDDSSSDEEEEDTGNSQAAGEEQLENRRQTRANQDAELSSSLPDVTRKHRTEDTSPSSDESMQSNMPAFKTAPGLQVKPSKRAKKNKPSQDPVVTEPVLDSSVPDSSAHQPPPEPASDIPEPTSDPPAEDVIHNSDDPETPSPAKTVDPEVEIVKSQYVEPGRPTALAQCTVKEEFAQRRKSKQDITDYSHLSIGDIVSGYLNQIHSSRDLEIDMVKQIQHKSEATVSQFEAEIADLKSQLKTQELEAQKANSKFEFIVSKQEKLKKILNRKRRLGLTRGLHW